A genomic window from Salvelinus alpinus chromosome 10, SLU_Salpinus.1, whole genome shotgun sequence includes:
- the LOC139531360 gene encoding uncharacterized protein, whose amino-acid sequence MIHGTKSPVMIHGLKPPVMIHDPKPPVMIHGPEPPVMIHGPEPPVMIHGPEPPVMIHGPEPPVMIHGPEPPVMIHGPEPPVTVCGPEPPATVCGPEPPATVPCPEPPATVPSPEPPATIYGPEPPATIHGPVPPAMIHSPVPPATIHGPVPPATIHGPVPPAMIHSPVPPATIHGPVPPAMIHSPVPPATIHGPVPPATIHGPDSQATSYGPVPQATIHGPESPATIYGPVPPATIHGPDPPAMSHGPVPQ is encoded by the coding sequence atgatccatggcacgaagtctccagtgatgatccatggcctgaagcctccagtgatgatccatgacccgaagcctccagtgatgatccatggcccggagcctccagtgatgatccatggcccggagcctccagtgatgatccatggcccggagcctccagtgatgatccatggcccggagcctccagtgatgatccatggcccggagcctccagtgatgatccatggcccggagcctccagtgacggtctgcggtccagagcctccagcgacggtctgcggtccagagcctccagcgacggttccatgtccggagcctccagcgacggttcccagtccggagcctccggcgacgatctacggtccggagcctccagcaacgatccacggtcctgttcctccggcgatgatccacagtccggttcctccggcaacgatccacggtcctgttcctccggcgacgatccacggtcctgttcctccggcgatgatccacagtccggttcctccggcaacgatccacggtcctgttcctccggcgatgatccacagtccggttcctccggcgacgatccacggtccggttcctccggcgacaatCCACGGTCCGGACTCCCAGGCGACGagctacggtccggttcctcaggcgacgatccacggtccggagtccccggcgacgatctacggtccggttcctccggcgacaatCCACGGTCCGGATCCTCCGGCGATGAGCCACGGTCCGGTTCCACAATAG
- the LOC139532087 gene encoding insulin receptor substrate 2-like: MASPPTSGGQMLSNVTNNSNNIKKCGYLKKQKHGHRRFFVLREPSESFPARLEYYESEKKWKNKSAAKRVILLDSCLCINKRADSKHKHLIAFYTKDEYFAVAAENEQEQESWFRVLSDMIEEGKVYDSPTSNSTSLFCFEEANYGMITPTTAFHKEVWQVNLKSRGLGQTKHLIGVFRLCLSSRTISFVKLNSKVAAVSLQLMNIRRCGHSDSFFFIEVGRSAVTGPGELWMQADDSVVAQNIHETILEAMKAMKELSEFRPRSKSQSARTNPISVPTRRNLNNLPPSQTGLVRRSRTNSIVATSPMSKFTSCRIRTANGGDGSMVRPVSMSISMSGSPTSPLSNRIPLSRSSTLSSGRICRILESSLQHSRSLPVSNSPPSVCSSICLSPMSGTLPTPDAVHRPFSCSASISGSLSDASFMLCDEYSSSPGDTSRLLPLTRSDTHDSLSSTPPSWEANDLCGYMIMDRTNDQQRACQEEDLTSQKAYRKRTYSLTAPRQHRVPAQLSSASLDEYTLLWAAHHNNSGHHSRNSSISASSKKGESNSNLGGDDGYMPMMTGVAAPPGGNDSKADAYMPMSPMCVSAPKQIINPGAQIHQDGGGYRTNSPSSGGSLEDSGYMRMWCSSKSSIESPDSRSTYMNMSPSNAAYTTSQTSPDYFLEQLLGGEPSIYSADSLPRPTKLHQTSKEVGDTNDQYVLMSPQGHQSLCGESDDYYSVMTNAATLNSSVPSAIRQSRGTESLTSHRGRMGRPNRLSLDSFRILPSMNEHLLPGEPRSPGEYINIDFSESTKYSSLSASNESQESSPGSIGSQPRSPLSDYVNLHHIVSHSPKARDTPAGRLDTVPELSLCPCLDGEGVYHLRSKRDSKCPLRGKDEYTEMTFGLGMANMPPQFVPQTSASPSAREKRLSLGEQSLPVGIGVFLLGAVNPVDPDKAAKVIRADPHGRRRHSSETFSSTATVTPVFPSFAHGNAKRHSSVENLSVRSSEGSDEESDSPMIRENSAGFQNGLNYIALNLMENRDRDMEGPCCEDLPMVSFKPATSCKGALHGLHVAPYVCLGFKEAATTVKD; encoded by the exons ATGGCGAGTCCTccaacgagtggaggacagatgtTGTCTAATGTGaccaataacagtaataacattaAGAAATGTGGATATCTAAAGAAACAGAAGCATGGACACAGACGTTTTTTCGTGTTGAGAGAACCCAGCGAGAGCTTTCCTGCCCGGCTGGAATACTACGAGAGCGAGAAGAAGTGGAAAAACAAGTCGGCTGCTAAAAGGGTGATACTGCTGGACTCATGTCTTTGCATAAACAAGCGAGCTGACTCTAAGCACAAACACCTCATCGCCTTTTACACCAAGGACGAATACTTTGCAGTGGCAGCCGAAAacgagcaggagcaggagagctGGTTTCGAGTGTTGTCGGATATGATCGAAGAGGGGAAAGTCTATGACAGCCCCACGTCTAATTCCACCTCTCTTTTCTGTTTCGAGGAGGCGAATTACGGCATGATCACGCCAACCACTGCCTTTCACAAGGAGGTATGGCAAGTGAATTTGAAGTCCAGAGGACTGGGTCAAACAAAACATTTGATAGGGGTGTTTAGGCTGTGTTTATCCAGTCGGACTATCAGCTTTGTGAAACTGAACTCGAAGGTTGCGGCTGTCAGTTTACAGCTCATGAACATCCGGAGATGTGGCCACTCTGACAGCTTTTTCTTCATCGAGGTTGGTAGGTCGGCTGTCACTGGCCCCGGTGAGCTCTGGATGCAGGCTGACGACTCGGTGGTTGCGCAAAACATCCACGAAACCATCCTGGAGGCGATGAAAGCCATGAAAGAGCTGTCAGAATTCAGACCTCGCAGTAAGAGTCAGTCGGCTAGAACCAACCCCATTTCAGTGCCCACAAGACGCAACTTGAATAATCTTCCCCCAAGTCAGACAGGGTTGGTGAGGAGGTCGAGAACAAACAGCATAGTGGCCACATCCCCAATGAGCAAGTTCACATCTTGTCGGATAAGAACTGCTAATGGGGGGGATGGCAGCATGGTCAGGCCAGTGTCTATGTCAATATCTATGAGCGGGAGTCCCACCAGTCCCCTTTCCAACCGGATCCCCCTAAGCCGGTCAAGTACGCTCTCCAGCGGACGCATCTGCCGGATACTGGAGTCCAGCCTCCAGCACAGCCGCTCCTTGCCCGTCTCCAACTCCCCCCCCTCAGTCTGCAGTTCCATCTGCCTCTCTCCCATGAGTGGGACCCTTCCCACCCCTGATGCGGTCCACCGCCCCTTCAGCTGCAGCGCCTCCATCTCAGGCTCCCTCAGTGACGCAAGCTTTATGCTATGCGACGAGTACAGCTCCAGCCCAGGCGACACCTCCAGGCTCCTACCCCTCACCAGGAGTGACACCCACGACTCCCTCTCCAGCACTCCCCCCTCCTGGGAGGCCAACGACCTGTGTGGCTACATGATTATGGACAGGACGAATGACCAACAGCGGGCGTGCCAGGAGGAGGACCTGACATCGCAGAAGGCGTACAGGAAGAGGACATACTCTCTCACCGCACCACGCCAACACAGGGTGCCCGCTCAGCTGTCGTCTGCCTCGTTGGATGAGTACACCCTATTGTGGGctgcccaccacaacaacagcgGGCACCACTCCAGAAACAGCTCCATCTCCGCCTCCTCAAAGAAAGGCGAATCCAACAGTAACCTAGGGGGGGACGATGGCTATATGCCTATGATGACGGGTGTGGCAGCGCCGCCCGGGGGAAACGACAGCAAGGCAGACGCTTACATGCCCATGAGCCCCATGTGTGTCTCGGCTCCCAAGCAGATCATCAACCCCGGGGCCCAAATCCACCAGGACGGGGGCGGCTACCGGACCAACTCACCCAGCAGCGGAGGCTCCTTGGAGGACAGCGGCTACATGAGGATGTGGTGCAGCTCTAAGTCGTCCATTGAAAGCCCTGACAGCCGCTCGACCTACATGAACATGTCCCCTAGCAACGCTGCTTACACCACCTCGCAGACCTCCCCGGACTACTTCCTGGAGCAGCTTCTGGGTGGTGAGCCTTCCATCTACTCCGCAGACTCCCTGCCGCGCCCCACCAAACTCCACCAGACTTCCAAGGAGGTGGGGGACACTAATGACCAATACGTCCTGATGAGCCCCCAAGGCCATCAGTCGCTATGTGGGGAGTCAGACGACTACTACTCAGTGATGACCAATGCGGCCACGCTCAACTCCTCGGTGCCCTCAGCCATCAGACAGAGCCGGGGAACTGAGAGCCTGACGTCCCACCGGGGGAGGATGGGGCGACCCAACCGGCTGTCTCTCGACAGCTTTAGGATCCTGCCCAGCATGAACGAGCACCTCTTGCCCGGGGAACCTAGGAGCCCGGGCGAGTATATCAACATAGACTTCAGTGAGAGCACCAAGTACTCCTCTCTGTCAGCATCCAATGAGAGCCAGGAGTCGTCTCCGGGCTCCATCGGCAGCCAGCCGAGGTCCCCTCTCTCCGACTACGTGAACCTGCACCACATCGTCTCGCACTCACCCAAGGCCAGAGACACCCCTGCCGGACGGTTGGACACGGTCCCTGAGTTATCCCTGTGCCCTTGTCTGGATGGGGAGGGAGTGTACCATCTCCGATCGAAGAGGGATTCCAAGTGCCCCCTGAGAGGCAAGGATGAGTACACCGAGATGACATTTGGACTTGGAATGGCCAACATGCCTCCCCAGTTTGTCCCTCAGACCTCAGCAAG CCCCAGTGCCAGAGAGAAGAGGCTATCCCTGGGTGAGCAGAGCCTCCCGGTGGGCATTGGGGTATTCCTCCTTGGCGCCGTCAACCCCGTGGATCCTGACAAGGCCGCCAAGGTGATCCGGGCCGACCCCCATGGGCGCAGGCGGCACAGCTCCGAAACCTTCTCCTCTACGGCTACCGTCACCCCTGTGTTCCCCTCGTTCGCCCATGGGAATGCCAAACGCCACAGCTCGGTGGAGAACCTGTCGGTGCGGAGCAGCGAGGGCTCAGACGAGGAGAGTGACAGCCCCATGATTAGAGAGAACTCTGCGGGCTTCCAGAATGGACTGAACTATATTGCCCTGAACCTAATGGAGAACCGGGACAGGGACATGGAGGGACCTTGTTGTGAAGACCTGCCCATGGTCAGCTTTAAGCCGGCCACCAGCTGCAAGGGAGCCCTCCATGGATTACACGTCGCGCCGTATGTCTGTTTGGGGTTCAAGGAGGCGGCAACCACTGTCAAAG actgA